A window of the Streptomyces sp. JB150 genome harbors these coding sequences:
- a CDS encoding M14 family metallopeptidase, translating to MRRRARSILAIGTLLIGGASIAPIAQAQHGTSSQPDAEEVKVFRAEVTRQQIPLLLAAGQDAHELGEQAPDRGTASVEVYLTDKQAAQLEKKGVDLREHTLSAGARARVDAAGDGVYRPYSGPGGLKEEILKAGRDHPGLTKVVSIGTTRKGQDILALKLTRNAKKTKDGARPSVLYLSNQHAREWITPEMTRRLMHHYLDNYRTDKRVKRIVDTTELWFVISANPDGYDFTHAAGGDRQWRKNLRDNNGDGAITIGDGVDLNRNFAYKWGYDDEGSSPHPTSQTYRGPGPNSEPETKALDALQKRIGFEYGINYHSAAELILYGVGWQVATGTPDDVLYKALAGTPEKPAIPGYHPQVSSELYTTNGEADGHAANVNGTAMFTPEMSTCQSASNVDPADAWKPEDCASIFTFPDDEKLIRQEFEKNVPFALSVAESAARPDRPKSAVGMTAPDFTPAAFTTSYSRGADQEVSVVVRKSVRDKELRYRVNGGRVHDMALRPWKGGETYGGEDNLYFDEYRAKVADGAPGDKVEVWFTGETRSGRPTESEHFTYTVAERPRADVLVVAEEGQPATHARAYVDALRANGEKAVVWDVAQRGAPDALGVLGHFGKVVHYTGAVRPGNATQLELRAYLNEGGKLIEAGETAGGSVDLGGGTLSNDFSQYYLGAYSRTSLPKATGFEGAGALADLTAPLGDAPGNPLNAAGSFGVTSDTLPPRTFPQFESEGAGRYPGTVNPYGPYEGSSMAAVTHSDYAWNRLTRTVDLTGVGAADKPTLRTRLLWDTEQGYDHAVLEARTAGGDDWTTLPEAGGATSTAVPAECEAGYLVQAHPALKRYLTPGDGGCAPTGTSGSWHSLTGASAGWQEVSFDLSAYAGKTVELSLSYITDPGTGGHGVLADNATVVVGGTTGPVDGFETSLGAWSTPGPPAGSPAVVKDWGLSGELFQTYGAVTTDDTVLLGFGLEHVTAAADRTRLLGRALAALDD from the coding sequence ATGAGACGCAGAGCGAGATCGATCCTCGCCATCGGCACGCTCCTGATCGGCGGAGCGAGCATCGCACCCATCGCCCAGGCACAGCACGGCACTTCCTCGCAGCCAGACGCCGAGGAAGTCAAGGTCTTCCGTGCCGAGGTCACCCGGCAGCAGATCCCGCTGCTCCTCGCGGCCGGGCAGGACGCCCACGAACTCGGCGAGCAGGCCCCCGACCGGGGCACCGCCTCCGTCGAGGTCTACCTCACCGACAAGCAGGCCGCGCAGCTGGAGAAGAAGGGCGTCGACCTGCGCGAGCACACGCTCTCCGCCGGGGCGCGCGCCCGCGTGGACGCCGCCGGGGACGGCGTCTACCGCCCGTACAGCGGACCGGGCGGCCTGAAGGAGGAGATCCTGAAGGCCGGCCGGGACCACCCCGGCCTGACCAAGGTGGTCTCCATCGGCACGACGCGCAAGGGGCAGGACATCCTCGCCCTGAAGCTCACCAGGAACGCGAAGAAGACCAAGGACGGCGCCAGGCCCTCCGTGCTGTACCTGTCCAACCAGCACGCCCGCGAGTGGATCACGCCGGAGATGACCCGCCGGCTGATGCACCACTACCTGGACAACTACCGCACCGACAAACGCGTCAAGAGGATCGTCGACACCACCGAACTGTGGTTCGTCATCTCCGCCAACCCCGACGGCTACGACTTCACCCACGCCGCCGGCGGCGACCGCCAGTGGCGCAAGAACCTGCGCGACAACAACGGCGACGGCGCCATCACCATCGGCGACGGCGTCGACCTCAACCGCAACTTCGCCTACAAGTGGGGCTACGACGACGAGGGTTCCTCCCCCCACCCCACCAGCCAGACCTACCGCGGCCCCGGCCCGAACTCAGAGCCCGAGACCAAGGCCCTCGACGCCCTCCAGAAGCGCATCGGCTTCGAGTACGGCATCAACTACCACTCCGCCGCCGAGCTGATCCTCTACGGCGTCGGCTGGCAGGTCGCCACCGGCACCCCCGACGACGTCCTCTACAAGGCGCTCGCCGGCACCCCCGAGAAGCCGGCGATCCCCGGCTACCACCCGCAGGTCTCCTCCGAGCTGTACACCACCAACGGCGAGGCGGACGGCCACGCGGCCAACGTCAACGGCACGGCGATGTTCACCCCCGAGATGTCGACCTGCCAGTCGGCGTCGAACGTGGACCCGGCCGACGCCTGGAAGCCCGAGGACTGCGCGTCGATCTTCACCTTCCCGGACGACGAGAAGCTGATCCGGCAGGAGTTCGAGAAGAACGTCCCGTTCGCGCTCTCCGTCGCCGAGTCCGCGGCCCGCCCCGACCGGCCGAAGTCCGCGGTCGGCATGACCGCCCCCGACTTCACCCCGGCCGCGTTCACCACCTCCTACTCGCGCGGCGCCGACCAGGAGGTCTCCGTCGTCGTCCGCAAATCGGTGCGGGACAAGGAGCTGAGGTACCGCGTCAACGGCGGCCGCGTCCACGACATGGCCCTGCGCCCCTGGAAGGGCGGCGAGACCTACGGCGGCGAGGACAACCTGTACTTCGACGAGTACCGCGCGAAGGTCGCCGACGGCGCGCCCGGCGACAAGGTCGAGGTCTGGTTCACCGGCGAGACCCGCTCCGGCAGGCCCACCGAGAGCGAGCACTTCACCTACACCGTCGCAGAACGCCCCCGCGCGGACGTCCTCGTCGTCGCCGAGGAGGGACAGCCCGCCACCCACGCCCGGGCCTACGTCGACGCGCTGAGGGCCAACGGCGAGAAGGCCGTCGTCTGGGACGTGGCGCAGCGGGGCGCGCCCGACGCGCTCGGCGTCCTCGGCCACTTCGGGAAGGTCGTCCACTACACGGGCGCCGTGCGCCCCGGTAACGCCACCCAGCTGGAGCTGCGCGCCTACCTCAACGAGGGCGGCAAGCTGATCGAGGCGGGCGAGACGGCCGGCGGCTCCGTCGACCTCGGCGGCGGCACCCTGTCGAACGACTTCAGCCAGTACTACCTGGGCGCGTACAGCCGTACGAGCCTGCCGAAGGCCACCGGCTTCGAGGGCGCCGGCGCGCTCGCGGACCTCACGGCACCGCTCGGCGACGCCCCCGGCAACCCGCTGAACGCGGCCGGCTCCTTCGGCGTCACCTCCGACACGCTGCCCCCGCGGACCTTCCCGCAGTTCGAGAGCGAGGGCGCGGGCCGGTACCCGGGCACGGTGAACCCGTACGGCCCGTACGAGGGCTCCTCGATGGCCGCGGTCACGCACTCCGACTACGCCTGGAACCGCCTCACCCGCACCGTGGACCTCACCGGTGTCGGCGCCGCCGACAAGCCCACGCTGCGCACCCGCCTGCTGTGGGACACCGAGCAGGGCTACGACCACGCGGTGCTGGAGGCCCGGACCGCCGGCGGGGACGACTGGACCACCCTCCCGGAGGCCGGCGGCGCCACCTCCACGGCGGTGCCCGCCGAGTGCGAGGCCGGGTACCTGGTCCAGGCGCACCCCGCGCTCAAGCGGTACCTGACACCCGGCGACGGCGGGTGCGCGCCCACCGGCACCAGCGGGTCCTGGCACAGCCTCACCGGCGCCTCGGCCGGCTGGCAGGAGGTCTCCTTCGACCTCTCGGCGTACGCCGGGAAGACGGTCGAGCTGTCCCTGAGCTACATCACCGACCCCGGCACCGGCGGCCACGGCGTCCTCGCCGACAACGCCACCGTCGTCGTCGGCGGCACGACGGGCCCGGTGGACGGCTTCGAGACGTCGCTGGGCGCCTGGAGCACCCCCGGCCCGCCCGCCGGAAGCCCCGCCGTCGTGAAGGACTGGGGCCTTTCCGGGGAACTGTTCCAGACGTACGGCGCGGTCACCACGGACGACACCGTGCTGCTGGGCTTCGGTCTGGAGCACGTCACCGCGGCGGCCGACCGTACCCGGCTGCTGGGCCGCGCGCTCGCCGCGCTGGACGACTGA
- the whiA gene encoding DNA-binding protein WhiA, which produces MAMTAAVKDEISRLPVTRTCCRKAEVSAVLRFAGGLHLVSGRIVIEAELDTAMAARRLKRDILEIFGHGSELIVMAPGGLRRGSRYVVRVVAGGDQLARQTGLVDGRGRPIRGLPPQVVSGATCDAEAAWRGAFLAHGSLTEPGRSSSLEVTCPGPEAALALVGAARRLSIAAKAREVRGVDRVVVRDGDAIGALLTRLGAHESVLAWEERRMRREVRATANRLANFDDANLRRSARAAVAAGARVQRALEILGDDVPEHLAAAGRLRMEHKQASLEELGALADPPLTKDAVAGRIRRLLAMADKRAADLGIPGTEANLTEELADNLAG; this is translated from the coding sequence ATGGCGATGACGGCAGCGGTGAAGGACGAGATCTCCCGGCTCCCCGTCACCCGGACCTGCTGCAGGAAGGCGGAGGTCTCCGCCGTTCTGCGGTTCGCCGGCGGCCTCCATCTGGTGAGCGGGCGCATCGTGATCGAGGCGGAGCTGGACACCGCGATGGCGGCCCGCCGGCTCAAGCGGGACATCCTGGAGATCTTCGGGCACGGCTCGGAGCTGATCGTGATGGCCCCCGGCGGGCTGCGGCGCGGCTCGCGGTACGTGGTGCGGGTGGTCGCGGGCGGTGACCAGCTGGCCCGGCAGACCGGGCTGGTGGACGGCCGGGGCCGCCCGATCCGCGGGCTTCCCCCGCAGGTGGTCTCGGGGGCCACCTGCGACGCGGAGGCGGCCTGGCGGGGCGCCTTCCTGGCGCACGGCTCGCTCACCGAGCCCGGCCGCTCCTCCTCCCTGGAGGTGACCTGCCCGGGCCCCGAGGCGGCGCTCGCGCTCGTCGGCGCCGCGCGCCGGCTGTCCATCGCGGCCAAGGCCCGCGAGGTGCGTGGCGTGGACCGCGTGGTGGTCCGCGACGGCGACGCGATCGGCGCCCTGCTCACCCGGCTCGGCGCCCATGAGTCGGTACTGGCCTGGGAGGAGCGCCGGATGCGCCGGGAGGTGCGGGCCACCGCCAACCGCCTGGCCAACTTCGACGACGCCAACCTGCGCCGCTCCGCGCGCGCGGCCGTCGCCGCCGGTGCCCGCGTGCAGCGCGCGCTGGAGATCCTGGGCGACGACGTCCCCGAGCACCTGGCGGCCGCCGGCCGGCTGCGCATGGAGCACAAGCAGGCCTCCCTGGAGGAGCTGGGCGCGCTCGCCGACCCGCCGCTCACCAAGGACGCCGTGGCGGGCCGTATCCGCCGGCTGCTGGCGATGGCCGACAAGCGCGCCGCCGACCTGGGCATCCCGGGCACGGAGGCCAACCTCACCGAGGAGCTGGCCGACAACCTCGCGGGCTGA
- the yvcK gene encoding uridine diphosphate-N-acetylglucosamine-binding protein YvcK: MTGRTPRLSRLRRALPEGRGGRSAEPRGGRARRRAAQPKVVALGGGMGLSASLAALRRITGDLTAVVTVADDGGSSGRLRDELGVLPPGDLRKALAALCGDDDWGQTWARVIQHRFQSGGEMHGHAVGNLLIVALWEQLGDHVQALDLVGRLLGAQGRVLPMSAVPLELQALVKGHDPDRPEDVDTVRGQATVALTPGEVQSVHLVPHDPPAVPEAVEAVRDADWVVLGPGSWFSSVIPHLLVPELLDALTETKARRVLSLNLAPQPGETDGFSPQRHLEVLGRHAPKLALDVVLADEAAVPDRDSLTDAAKRFGAAVELAPVARRDGTPRHDPELLAAAYDRIFRMHGRIGPWR; the protein is encoded by the coding sequence ATGACCGGACGTACTCCGCGGCTGAGCAGGCTGCGCCGGGCGCTCCCCGAGGGGCGCGGCGGCCGGTCCGCCGAGCCCCGCGGCGGCCGGGCGCGCCGGCGGGCCGCCCAGCCCAAGGTGGTCGCCCTCGGCGGCGGCATGGGCCTGTCCGCCTCGCTCGCCGCGCTGCGCCGGATCACCGGCGACCTCACCGCCGTGGTCACCGTCGCCGACGACGGCGGCTCCAGTGGACGGCTGCGCGACGAGCTGGGCGTGCTGCCGCCCGGCGACCTGCGCAAGGCGCTGGCCGCCCTGTGCGGCGACGACGACTGGGGCCAGACCTGGGCCCGGGTCATCCAGCACCGCTTCCAGTCCGGCGGCGAGATGCACGGCCACGCGGTCGGCAACCTGCTCATCGTCGCCCTGTGGGAACAGCTCGGCGACCACGTCCAGGCACTCGACCTGGTCGGCAGGCTGCTCGGCGCGCAGGGCCGGGTGCTGCCCATGTCCGCCGTGCCGCTGGAGCTGCAGGCCCTGGTCAAGGGCCACGACCCGGACCGGCCCGAGGACGTCGACACCGTCCGCGGCCAGGCCACGGTCGCCCTCACCCCCGGCGAGGTGCAGTCCGTGCACCTCGTCCCGCACGACCCGCCCGCCGTCCCGGAGGCCGTCGAGGCCGTGCGGGACGCGGACTGGGTGGTGCTCGGCCCCGGCTCCTGGTTCTCCTCGGTCATCCCTCATCTGCTCGTGCCCGAGCTGCTGGACGCCCTCACCGAGACCAAGGCGCGCCGGGTGCTCTCCCTGAACCTGGCTCCGCAGCCCGGGGAAACCGACGGCTTCTCCCCGCAGCGTCATTTGGAGGTTTTGGGACGACACGCCCCTAAACTCGCCCTGGACGTGGTGCTGGCCGACGAGGCCGCCGTGCCCGACCGCGACTCGCTGACCGACGCCGCCAAGCGTTTCGGGGCCGCGGTCGAGCTGGCGCCGGTGGCCCGGAGGGACGGAACTCCGCGGCACGATCCCGAGCTGCTGGCCGCCGCGTACGACCGTATTTTTCGGATGCATGGAAGGATCGGCCCATGGCGATGA
- the rapZ gene encoding RNase adapter RapZ: MTNGTETTGVPEAAIPELVIISGMSGAGRSTAAKCLEDLGWFVVDNLPPALIPTMVELGARSQGNVARIAVVVDVRGRRFFDNLRESLADLDTRGVTRRIVFLESSDEALVRRFESVRRPHPLQGDGRIVDGIAAERELLRELRGDADLVIDTSSLNVHELRAKMDAQFAGEEEPELRATVMSFGYKYGLPVDADLVVDCRFLPNPHWVPELRPFTGLNEEVSGYVFNQPGAKEFLDRYAELLQLIAAGYRREGKRYVTIAVGCTGGKHRSVAMSERLAARLAAEGVETVVVHRDMGRE, from the coding sequence ATGACCAACGGCACGGAGACCACCGGCGTCCCCGAGGCGGCCATCCCCGAGCTGGTGATCATCTCCGGCATGTCCGGCGCCGGGCGCTCAACGGCCGCGAAGTGCCTGGAGGACCTCGGCTGGTTCGTCGTCGACAACCTGCCGCCCGCCCTGATCCCCACCATGGTGGAGCTGGGCGCCCGCTCGCAGGGGAACGTGGCGCGGATCGCGGTCGTCGTCGACGTGCGCGGCCGGCGCTTCTTCGACAATCTGCGCGAATCCCTGGCCGACCTCGACACGCGCGGCGTCACCCGGCGGATCGTCTTCCTGGAGTCCTCCGACGAGGCGCTGGTGCGCCGCTTCGAGTCGGTGCGCCGCCCGCACCCGCTCCAGGGCGACGGCCGGATCGTCGACGGCATCGCCGCCGAGCGCGAGCTGCTGCGCGAGCTGCGCGGCGACGCCGACCTGGTGATCGACACCTCCAGCCTCAACGTGCACGAGCTGCGCGCCAAGATGGACGCCCAGTTCGCCGGCGAGGAGGAGCCCGAGCTGCGGGCCACCGTGATGTCCTTCGGGTACAAGTACGGCCTGCCCGTGGACGCCGACCTCGTCGTCGACTGCCGCTTCCTGCCCAACCCGCACTGGGTCCCGGAGCTGCGCCCGTTCACCGGCCTGAACGAGGAGGTGTCGGGCTACGTCTTCAACCAGCCCGGCGCCAAGGAGTTCCTGGACCGGTACGCGGAACTGCTCCAGCTGATCGCGGCCGGCTACCGCCGCGAGGGCAAGCGCTATGTGACCATCGCGGTCGGCTGTACCGGCGGCAAGCACCGCTCGGTGGCCATGTCGGAGAGACTGGCCGCGCGGCTCGCGGCCGAGGGCGTGGAGACGGTGGTCGTGCACCGGGACATGGGACGCGAATGA
- the uvrC gene encoding excinuclease ABC subunit UvrC produces MADPSSYRPRPGDVPDCPGVYKFRDEHRRVIYVGKAKSLRQRLANYFQDLANLHPRTRSMVTTAASVEWTVVSTEVEALQLEYSWIKEFDPRFNVKYRDDKSYPYLAVTMNEQFPRVQVMRGHKKKGVRYFGPYAHAWAIRDTVDLLLRVFPVRTCSAGVFKNAARTDRPCLLGYIGKCSAPCVGRISAEDHWDLADEFCDFMAGRTGTYLRRLEKQMTEAAEELEYERAARLRDDIEALKKAMEKNAVVLADATDADLIAVAEDELEAAVQIFHVRGGRVRGQRGWVTDKVEEITTGALVEHALQQLYGEETGDAVPREVLVPALPDPVDPVQQWLTERRGSGVSLRIPQRGDKKALMETVQRNAQQTLMLHKTKRASDLTTRSRALEEIADALGLDSAPLRIECYDISHLQGEDVVASMVVFEDGLQRKSEYRRFQIKGFAGQDDVRSMHEVITRRFRRYLAEKERTGEWAEDGAPGLAGGTDAEPARTIPGTRTTPGTLTGTGTPARTDVLDGPGALTEDDGRPKRFAYPPQLVVVDGGKPQVAAAQRALDELGIDDIAVCGLAKRLEEVWLPGEDDPVVLPRTSEGLYLLQRVRDEAHRFAITYQRSKRAKRIRSSPLDDVPGLGATRKQALIKHFGSVKKLRSATIDQICEVPGIGRKTAETIAAALAQAAPAAPAVNTATGEIMDDVEDGAPETTADAPGEPVPTGAPDERRGQET; encoded by the coding sequence ATGGCCGACCCCTCCAGCTACCGCCCCAGGCCGGGAGACGTCCCGGACTGCCCGGGGGTGTACAAATTCCGGGACGAGCACCGCCGGGTGATCTACGTCGGAAAGGCGAAGAGCCTGCGCCAGCGCCTGGCGAACTACTTCCAGGACCTGGCGAACCTCCACCCGCGCACCCGCTCCATGGTGACCACGGCCGCGTCCGTGGAGTGGACGGTGGTGTCCACGGAGGTCGAGGCACTGCAGCTGGAGTACTCCTGGATCAAGGAGTTCGACCCCCGCTTCAACGTCAAGTACCGCGACGACAAGAGCTACCCGTATCTCGCGGTGACGATGAACGAGCAGTTCCCGCGCGTGCAGGTGATGCGCGGCCACAAGAAGAAGGGCGTGCGCTACTTCGGGCCGTACGCGCACGCGTGGGCCATCCGCGACACCGTCGACCTGCTGCTGCGCGTCTTCCCGGTGCGCACCTGCTCGGCCGGCGTCTTCAAGAACGCCGCCCGCACCGACCGCCCGTGCCTGCTGGGCTACATCGGCAAGTGCTCCGCGCCGTGCGTCGGCCGGATCTCCGCCGAGGACCACTGGGACCTGGCGGACGAGTTCTGCGACTTCATGGCCGGCCGCACCGGCACCTACCTGCGCCGTCTGGAGAAGCAGATGACGGAGGCCGCCGAGGAGCTGGAGTACGAGCGGGCGGCCCGGCTGCGCGACGACATCGAGGCCCTGAAGAAGGCCATGGAGAAGAACGCGGTCGTGCTCGCGGACGCGACCGACGCCGACCTGATCGCGGTCGCCGAGGACGAGCTGGAAGCGGCGGTGCAGATCTTCCACGTGCGCGGCGGCCGGGTCCGCGGCCAGCGCGGCTGGGTCACCGACAAGGTCGAGGAGATCACCACCGGCGCCCTGGTCGAGCACGCCCTCCAGCAGTTGTACGGCGAGGAGACCGGCGACGCCGTCCCGCGCGAGGTGCTGGTCCCCGCGCTGCCCGACCCGGTCGACCCCGTGCAGCAGTGGCTCACCGAGCGGCGCGGCTCCGGCGTCTCGCTGCGCATCCCGCAGCGCGGCGACAAGAAGGCCCTCATGGAGACCGTGCAGCGCAACGCCCAGCAGACGCTGATGCTGCACAAGACCAAGCGCGCCTCCGACCTGACCACCCGCTCGCGCGCGCTGGAGGAGATCGCCGACGCCCTCGGCCTGGACAGCGCCCCGCTGCGGATCGAGTGCTACGACATCTCGCACCTGCAGGGCGAGGACGTGGTGGCCTCCATGGTGGTCTTCGAGGACGGCCTCCAGCGCAAGAGCGAGTACCGCCGCTTCCAGATCAAGGGCTTCGCCGGGCAGGACGACGTCCGCTCCATGCACGAGGTGATCACCCGCCGCTTCCGCCGCTATCTGGCGGAGAAGGAGAGGACGGGCGAGTGGGCCGAGGACGGCGCGCCCGGCCTCGCGGGCGGCACCGACGCGGAACCCGCCCGCACCATCCCGGGCACCCGCACCACGCCGGGCACCCTCACCGGGACCGGCACCCCCGCGCGGACCGACGTCCTCGACGGCCCCGGCGCCCTCACCGAGGACGACGGCCGTCCCAAGCGCTTCGCCTACCCGCCCCAGCTCGTCGTGGTCGACGGCGGCAAGCCGCAGGTCGCGGCGGCCCAGCGGGCCCTGGACGAGCTGGGCATCGACGACATCGCCGTCTGCGGCCTCGCCAAGCGCCTGGAGGAGGTCTGGCTGCCCGGCGAGGACGACCCGGTGGTCCTGCCCCGCACCAGCGAGGGCCTGTATCTGCTCCAGCGCGTCCGCGACGAGGCTCACCGCTTCGCGATCACCTATCAGCGCAGCAAGCGCGCCAAGCGCATCCGCTCCAGCCCGCTGGACGACGTCCCCGGCCTCGGCGCGACACGCAAGCAGGCACTGATCAAGCACTTCGGTTCGGTGAAGAAGCTGCGATCCGCGACAATCGACCAGATCTGCGAGGTTCCCGGCATAGGCCGCAAGACGGCCGAGACGATCGCCGCGGCCCTGGCCCAGGCGGCTCCGGCCGCGCCCGCCGTCAACACGGCGACGGGAGAGATCATGGATGACGTGGAAGACGGGGCACCCGAGACGACGGCGGATGCCCCAGGGGAGCCCGTGCCCACGGGCGCCCCGGACGAGCGACGGGGGCAGGAGACATGA